tttttttttttgtttttcctATTTATTCGACTATATTTCTATCAAAAGTTGATAATCTTCATAGTTGCATGACCCACAGTTACAATAATGGCATAGGCTATCACTGAGGCAGGAACCccaattttaataaatgttCCTACTGTCAAGTATGGCTTCCCAAATTCGTCAGTCATACATATAGCAGTAACGTTGGGGAATCCAGATGTTGGTAATCCCATAGCTGCACTACACAATAATGCTGTGGATAAAATCAACATTCTTGGATGAGGATCAGGCATATTGTGACCAAGCTCACTAACCAATGGTATAAGAATTAATGCTGACACAGTATGACTGATAAAAGTAGCAATAGTTAATACAAAAATTCCAATGGTTAGAATAACtccaaataatgaaaagCCTTCAACTTGACGTTGGATGGTGATGGCAATTGTATTCAATAATCCTGACGAAGCAACAGCTTTACCCAAAGCAGTACCTCCCATGGCTAATATAACAATATTCCATGGATAATTGTTAAAATCCTCTGTAGTCAATAATCCGGAACcgaaaaacaaaatcacAGGTATCAAGGCAATTATACCCATTTCCCCAAAAACTCCAGTCAATCTAGAAGCTAAACACCAAAGTAATATAGTTCCAAAGGACACTGTAATAATATACCATTGGATTCCAGAgaatttatcatcaatagtTCTAATTGCCACCAAATGAGTGTTTCTTGAATTGCAATTGAATGTAATTAACAAAAATAcccaaatcaacaataatgcCAAAACACAAATGGGGAGAGCAATAACAAACCATTCACCCCAAGATGGTTGGGGTTCCATAGCACCAATAGCAATCATATTTTGTGGAGAGGCAATTGGTGAGGCCATACCACCTACGTTTGACGCAAGAGCAATACCCATTATCAATGCATTGATAAATTTCGATCCTTTTGGTAAAGTTCTGATTAAAGGTtgaatcaatgaaaaacaCAATACTGGTGCAGCAACATTTGAAATCCACATTGAGGCGAAAAGGGCCACTCCCATAATAGTCAACAATACAATTGCTGGGTTAGTTCCAGCTTTAGATAAAATCCATGTAGAAATCAATTTGGCAATATGATATTTGGATAAAGCAGCAGCCAAAGTAAACCCAcccaacaataataaaataactGAATTCCACATAGTCGATAATATGAATTTCGATGCATCCACAGTTTCCATGATTGAgccatcatcatttttaacAACATTTAACACCACAATCAATAATGGAATCACCAAAGAAGTAACAAACAATGGAATAGCTTCAGTTGCCCAAAGTAACGATGcacaaatcaataaagCAAAACAGTTCTTTTGTGCAGAATCATCAAACGGGGAcacatttaataaaaacaCGGTGACGgcaaaaatcaatatcaattttatcacAACCGGGTTTTTCAAAGAAATGTTGAATTTCAgcatcaatttcatattcCCTGAGCCATCTTCTTTTTCGTCATTATTCCCATCACTTCGGTTTATCAATTTGGAATTGGCGGCATACgattttctttctaatCCAATCATATCTCTCCAAACTGTATTTCTTTCCCAAACCACATGTTCACGCAAATGGATTGACAATTCTTGTTTGGCAGCTTCTAAATCATCACCATGATTACAAATTAATGCATAAAGTTTGACTAATGAATCCAAATGTTCATCAActtttttcattgttgattttttaaagatatatgaattgtttggtaaattttccaaataaGTATCTTTAATATTAGTATTCAAAGATTtgtcaaattttttcaatgcCTTTTTAAACCCAGTGTAATTCAATTCGATAAAAGATTTCAATTCGGATAATGTGGTGTATAATCCTATGACACGTTTTCTTAAGATAATTCTGTTTTCACTTAACAAGAGTAATTGTGCTGGAACATTGTTTGACAAAGTAGCATTATTTAAATCGTTCCAGATTTTTGGTGATTTTGTAACATAATCATCTATAGATCGGGTATGACGTAATTGATGTTCATTGCCATGAAGTTCTGGGACAGAtcctcctcttcttctccCCCTGTTCTCTTGAAATGCACTGGTTAATGCATTCTCGTCATCATCGtcttcgtcatcatcatcatcctctGGTTGGGTGAATTCTGTGTCAGGATCAGTTGTGTTTGTTATATAGTTATCCTGTGAACTACCAGAAGTTCTACGAGTTTGCTTAATAACTCCTTGGAAATTCTTGTTAGTTCCAGGTAATGTCAAAGACTCGTcaacttctttttcaaaatcatcaatatcgTTCATCAAATCATTCATGTTACTGAAAATAAATCCTTcctgttgttgataaaatgTATcgattttctttaattcgGCATCAAGTGCAGCTATAAACACTGCTGATGCTGATTCGTCATGAGTTTGGCCAGTGGACGCATAATTTGCACCGATCAAATGTGATCCTTCTAAAGTTGcctcttcatcatcttgtTGGTAACTCCTTCTCAAATTATCTCTTTGTAAagaataaatcaatttctttaaagtTGTGTAAGCAATATATTTCGAGGACCATTCCGGAACTGCGTTGAATTGCAAGGAGTGGGAAAACTTCATGGTTAATCCTAATAAGGGATAATAGTATTGAGTCTAGTTTAATTGATGTTTTATATCAATGAGCATAGACCTGGCCAAAAGTGAACTGTATGTATATGAATTATCGTTTCCagatatagatatatatactcCAAGgtttaaatgataaaaatgcTAGACTTGTTGTAGAAAAGACAAATCACTAGTTGTGTGTGGTAAAGTAGTAATTGttataaaataatttgaCTCGGAAAGGTTTGATGAAGAAAGGTAATcgcagaagaagaaaaattatttgtcAACGTTGCGCGAACAAAATCGAAAAGCAACAAAtgcaaagaaaaaggaaaaaagaaaagaaataaaagaaactcaactaaactaaactcAACTTCTGATGTTtaacaaatataatttattagcAACTGATAGAATACAAAAACAcatattcttcttcaatccattatcatcaaatatAGTTCATTTAACCAACAGGATATGTGATACTTTGGATTAATTACACAGTTCAATTGATGGAGTTTGTAATCTGATATTGAAAGTCCAGTTTAGTTCTCTTACAGTTTGtcacaaaaaaagatttgagCACGTTGACCaagaataacaataacaacaacggTACGATAATAAActaatattattacaatAAAGTTTACTTTCTATCAGATACTAcattacaacaataacaacgTGACTTGCACTACTACTGGTGCTAACAACGTCAGCATAGACCTTGTTTAAGGTTTTTTTAGTTAGTAGTATTAGAAATTTCTTCCACCAAacctaataataataagaaaaaaaaaaaacaagaagaataagaaaAGTTTAATGGAAAAGTTTCATTTTAATTCTTAACCATATATTATTACTGTAAGAAGTAAGTTGTCATGTGCTGTTAATATTTTAGTTACATCTtcttttgatgatttgtGATTGTAAAGATCTTCAACAGTTTCGTGATGATGAGGCTGTTACTCATAACGACAATTGTTTCCAAATAAGATCTCTATTGTTgtgattttctttatttttaaccTTTTGATTACAGATTTATATACTAAAAAGGGAAATTTAAGTAGTTGTAGTTTTCACATACAACACGAGTGAAAGTATTTTCAGGGCTAGTTTGATTTTCGTACTAATATAGCAACGTAATCAATCCCCCGCCAAGTTTAAAGACGTTTTGTTAGTGTGTTTGGTTTAATGTATATGGACTTATACTTATTTGAAGAAAGTAAGTCTACAATGAAGACaattagaagaagagaTGGTCCTAGAAATAGgaataattcatttattaaagGTGTTTGATTCTGGGAAAACTTGACTCGATCTAAGAAATGTTTTACCAATTCTGAAAACATTGAGCTTATTTTTCCTCTAATTTCCtccaaaattcaattcaatataattgaacCGCTGTCAAACTCCATTCTACAAATTTCCAATTCGTAGAAAAATATCTCCTAAACAATAATTGTCAAGGGTTCTGTTTTCGCTGAAAAGGTTGCATACAATCCTTGACAAATATATACTGCCATAacgaataaataaaatccACGTTATAACGAGACAAAATAAAACGTGCATTCTGAATGGTCAACTCAATGAGTTACGTAATAGTTCGTTTAACAATACCAAAAGCCAAACAAAGTAgaataatatcatcaacaatagCAAAAAGAGCTAGAATCAACAAGAGACCACCAATAGGAAAGGTGAGAAGATATTAGACGATTCTTATTATGAAACTGAAGTT
This is a stretch of genomic DNA from Candida dubliniensis CD36 chromosome 1, complete sequence. It encodes these proteins:
- a CDS encoding constitutive low-affinity phosphate transporter, putative (Similar to S. cerevisiae PHO91;~Similar to C. albicans PHO91); this encodes MKFSHSLQFNAVPEWSSKYIAYTTLKKLIYSLQRDNLRRSYQQDDEEATLEGSHLIGANYASTGQTHDESASAVFIAALDAELKKIDTFYQQQEGFIFSNMNDLMNDIDDFEKEVDESLTLPGTNKNFQGVIKQTRRTSGSSQDNYITNTTDPDTEFTQPEDDDDDEDDDDENALTSAFQENRGRRRGGSVPELHGNEHQLRHTRSIDDYVTKSPKIWNDLNNATLSNNVPAQLLLLSENRIILRKRVIGLYTTLSELKSFIELNYTGFKKALKKFDKSLNTNIKDTYLENLPNNSYIFKKSTMKKVDEHLDSLVKLYALICNHGDDLEAAKQELSIHLREHVVWERNTVWRDMIGLERKSYAANSKLINRSDGNNDEKEDGSGNMKLMSKFNISLKNPVVIKLILIFAVTVFLLNVSPFDDSAQKNCFALLICASLLWATEAIPLFVTSLVIPLLIVVLNVVKNDDGSIMETVDASKFILSTMWNSVILLLLGGFTLAAALSKYHIAKLISTWILSKAGTNPAIVLLTIMGVALFASMWISNVAAPVLCFSLIQPLIRTLPKGSKFINALIMGIALASNVGGMASPIASPQNMIAIGAMEPQPSWGEWFVIALPICVLALLLIWVFLLITFNCNSRNTHLVAIRTIDDKFSGIQWYIITVSFGTILLWCLASRLTGVFGEMGIIALIPVILFFGSGLLTTEDFNNYPWNIVILAMGGTALGKAVASSGLLNTIAITIQRQVEGFSLFGVILTIGIFVLTIATFISHTVSALILIPLVSELGHNMPDPHPRMLILSTALLCSAAMGLPTSGFPNVTAICMTDEFGKPYLTVGTFIKIGVPASVIAYAIIVTVGHATMKIINF